In one Roseburia intestinalis L1-82 genomic region, the following are encoded:
- a CDS encoding stage III sporulation protein AF, translating into MNVLIGYIQKIFALFLLLVVARQLIPNGRLKKYIYFFTELVLIIGVMQPFFSFWGDNDALLDKIRSETFTENLSEASRDISRMEYLRNDYYRREYENAAALDVKGTAEGYLEQFGFMVKQSSVELTENYEVRKIILTVAEKEARDTEGIFVEQGKAQGSQIVLDELKQKLVQYYGVKEDRIQISYGGEG; encoded by the coding sequence ATGAACGTATTGATCGGGTATATTCAAAAAATTTTTGCCCTTTTTCTGTTGCTTGTGGTTGCAAGACAGCTGATCCCGAATGGAAGATTAAAAAAATATATTTATTTTTTTACGGAACTTGTGCTCATCATTGGTGTCATGCAGCCTTTTTTTTCTTTTTGGGGGGATAATGATGCTTTGCTTGATAAGATCAGGTCTGAAACGTTTACGGAAAATTTAAGTGAGGCTTCAAGAGACATCAGCCGTATGGAGTATTTACGGAATGATTATTACCGCAGAGAATATGAAAATGCGGCAGCGCTGGATGTAAAGGGAACTGCAGAAGGATATTTAGAACAGTTTGGATTTATGGTAAAGCAATCATCGGTGGAACTGACAGAAAATTATGAAGTGAGAAAAATTATACTCACGGTAGCAGAAAAAGAAGCCAGGGACACAGAAGGAATCTTTGTGGAACAGGGAAAAGCGCAGGGCAGCCAGATTGTGCTTGACGAACTGAAGCAGAAACTTGTGCAATATTATGGGGTTAAGGAAGATCGGATACAGATTTCGTATGGTGGTGAAGGATGA
- a CDS encoding SpoIIIAH-like family protein produces MKKIFQKNQLIITALALMIAVAGYFSYMNNHIDDGTAAETAANAGTDALKEEYEISDEDPLAAENIFTDEGTGEELAIVDGTETADAGTGEDTYDAADAAVTDGQDVAENAADGQNAVADVSADAADVADMTSQDAEEIENPGEAVLTSTGTANLDYAARMKLNREQIRSKNKEALLEIVNNTSVADNLKQDAVNKMVAMTDIAEREAAAEMLLEAKGFSDVVVSITDDNCDVVLNMGEVTDAKRAQVEDIVKRKTNISADKIVITPIVVTDAE; encoded by the coding sequence GTGAAAAAGATATTTCAGAAAAACCAGCTGATTATTACAGCACTCGCTTTGATGATTGCGGTGGCGGGATATTTCAGTTACATGAACAATCACATTGATGACGGTACGGCAGCGGAGACGGCGGCAAATGCAGGTACAGATGCACTGAAGGAGGAGTATGAGATCTCCGATGAAGATCCGCTGGCGGCGGAGAATATTTTTACAGATGAGGGAACCGGGGAAGAACTTGCAATTGTGGATGGGACGGAGACTGCGGATGCAGGAACCGGCGAAGATACATACGATGCGGCAGATGCAGCTGTGACGGACGGTCAGGATGTTGCAGAAAATGCGGCAGATGGACAGAATGCGGTGGCAGATGTGAGCGCAGATGCAGCGGATGTGGCAGACATGACGTCCCAGGATGCAGAGGAGATTGAAAATCCCGGGGAGGCGGTTCTCACAAGTACCGGCACTGCAAATCTCGACTATGCAGCAAGAATGAAATTAAACCGCGAACAGATCCGGTCTAAAAATAAAGAGGCGTTATTAGAGATCGTAAACAATACATCCGTTGCAGATAACTTAAAGCAGGATGCCGTGAACAAGATGGTGGCAATGACAGATATCGCGGAGCGAGAAGCCGCAGCAGAAATGCTCTTAGAGGCAAAAGGATTTTCAGATGTCGTGGTCAGCATTACCGATGATAACTGTGATGTCGTACTGAATATGGGAGAAGTGACTGATGCAAAAAGAGCACAGGTGGAGGATATTGTGAAGCGAAAAACCAATATTTCCGCAGATAAGATCGTGATCACACCGATCGTGGTAACAGACGCCGAGTAG
- a CDS encoding helix-turn-helix domain-containing protein translates to MSNINITSECYFHILSNIKINTYGGDFIDVIKKIDHLLKERGWSDYRLSAESGLSTSTIANMRRRNTVPSISTLETICQAFGITLSQFFQEENNLVELTSEQKEFFDNWVTLTASQKKLFFDLIKELKSP, encoded by the coding sequence ATGAGCAATATAAATATTACGTCTGAATGCTATTTTCATATTCTGTCGAACATTAAAATAAACACATATGGGGGTGATTTTATCGACGTAATCAAGAAAATAGACCATCTACTCAAAGAACGTGGCTGGAGTGACTATCGCCTTTCCGCGGAATCCGGACTTTCTACTTCAACGATTGCAAATATGCGCAGACGAAACACAGTTCCATCCATCAGCACACTTGAGACAATCTGCCAGGCATTTGGTATTACGCTGTCGCAATTTTTTCAAGAAGAAAATAACCTTGTGGAATTAACTTCAGAACAAAAAGAATTTTTTGATAATTGGGTAACACTGACAGCCTCTCAGAAAAAACTTTTTTTCGACCTGATAAAAGAATTGAAATCACCTTAA